TTTTTAATCTTCCCTTTTTTCCGAGCTACAAAGCGTGTATGTAAGCTGCACCCACCACATTTTaaacaaaattaatatttttcCGTATCTGGGCCTCACCGGActgtaagccgcagatatataccgaaatattttttaaatatttatttacataccttaattgcttTCCAACAATGCCTGTCACACGGTAATAAAACAgttaatcaattaaaaaagaaATCATCGTCATGGAGCCGCTATCTGCGGAAGCTCGCTCCCCAATCAGtgaaaccaggggtgtcaaactcattttagctcagttgctgcatggaggaaaatctgtgcacacacgagccagactattaaaatcatggcattaaaactaaaaaataaagacaaattcacATTGTTTAATTTGTCTTACTTTAGCCAAAAATGGACTAAACACATTCTGAAActattacaaagaaaaaaataacggcagcggtaaagttttgaaccatgaaggaaagaagaaagtgaatgaatgtttataactgaatacatttacatatgaataaaaaattgttttcttttgtatttttttttaatgaattaatgtttatgacaaccttttcccaaaacacaatatagaatgtgagatataacaggataatgcatacatttattatttgttttcaaaacggttacaaaaaattGGGACCCCGATTttttgacttgatggggtccctgtgaccccatttggaaaattcctagcgccaacactgatggagtattggtgcgtgcaaaacagcagcgggCTGGTTcttatactaatcaaatatcattcggggggccatagataattaaaTTGGCCCGCCGGCCtttactttgacacccctgagttaaacagactcaataactcctctgtgacgttttggtgaatttacgaaactgacaCAAGACCTCTTGCATGAGactgtttagtaagtatgaaatgttttacatgtattgtaaaacctacaaacattgcttggagtgatgaataaagaatcttTTCAAGCAGAAACACTATGGACAGTTATACTTGCGGTTCAAGGCATAGAACAAATTACATTTTCAATCCACAGTAAGTGGTCTCATCCAAAAGTTGGCACCATAGCGCAAACAATAACACTtgttttcagtgtctctgtcagtgttatatggaaacatttttttgagtacaaaacattatggccattaGAAATGAAAaacccataaattagccgcaccgcttCATTAGCCGCAGGGTTTTAAAGCATGGAGGAGAAAGTAGTGGCTCATTGgcgggaaaatacggtacatttaaagggaactgcactatttttggaattttgtctacTATTCTGGCATTGTTTGGATATCGGGTGGTTGCTTTATTTAAAAAcgggaaccagagggtgtgttccaactatcgtgggatcacactcagccttcccggtaaggtatattcaggtgtactggaaagaAGGCTTCatcagatagtcgaaccttggattcaggaggagcagtgtggttttcatcatggtcgtggaactgtgtaccaactctatactctcggcaggatccTTGAGGGGGCACGGGAGTATGCCCAACCAGTCTGAATGTGTTTTTTGGACTTGGAGAAGTCATTCGACTGTGTCTCCCGGGAAGTCCtttggagagtgctcagagagtacggtgTCTCGGACCACCTGATTGttgcggtctgctccctgtatggtCAGCgttagagcttggtccgcattgccggcagtaagtcggaccagtttccagtgagggttggaatcAGTCAGGTCtttttacaacttttatggaccAAATTTCTAGACCCAGTCAGGGCTTTGAGGGGATCTGGATTGGTGGCTAcaggattatgtctctgctttttgcggatgatgtggtgaCTGCTGGCTTAATTttaccaggatcttcagctcttgctggatcggttcacagttGAGTTTGAAACGACAGAAAAATAAATCAGCAtttccaagtccatggttctcgcctggaaaagggtggagtgccaagtGGAGAAGTTGAAATActtcggggtcttgttcacaagtgagggaagagtggatgtgaGATCGATAGGCGATCAGTGCAGCGTCTGTAGTGATGCAGACACTGTATCGGGCCGTCTTGTTGAAGAAGGAGGTAAGCCGAAAGACAAAGCTCTTAATAACAGTCACTGTACATCCCTATCCTCGCCTATGGTCTTGAattttgggttatgacccaaaggacaAGGTCCCGGGTTCAAACGGCCAAAATGGGTTTCCGCTGTCAAGGGACTGGGCTGTCCCTtatagatagggtgagaagctctgtcattcaggaggagcgcagagtaaagccgctgctcccccACATCGAGAGAACCCAGATGAGATGGTTTGGGAATCTGGTCAGAATGCGCCCCGAATGCCTGCCTGGGAAGGTGTTTAGttcacgtccgaccggtaagagaCCACGGAGAAGAAGCacagcacggtggagagactgcctcccagctggcctgggaacgcctcgggatcccccgggaagagctgggcaAAGTAGCTTGGGAGAGGGAAAACtctttaggctgctgcccccgcgacacgacttggataagcggaagaagctggatggatggaagtttaatTTTTCATCTGGAAATTTTaagatttcataaaaaaaataaaaagataaaataagaaTAGTAATGTATAATCTTTAGTCTTTAAAAAAAACCTTAAGATATGCTCAAATCCTcagttaataacaaaaacaaaataaataaatataaaataaagttCCTGGTTTAAGAGGACAttttaaacaacaacaacttgAAAATAATTGACCTTTTTAAACGGGAATAAACTTTTTtcggaattttgcccatcatttacAATAATTATGAAAGGCATGACAGCagaggtttttatttatttttttaatggagtctaaatattgaataaatgcaATGATTTCTACTTACTGCACACTTTGAGAGGcgacaaaataaaaaatcatcACTTACTCTACAATGTATGCTGTAATATTGATGCCGGCTGATAGAATCTTATTATAGTCACGTTTAACTCCTAATCTTCACGAAGAAAAGAGGGGTGTAACCATCAttttttttgtgtcgttctctCCATTTGCCAGTCTAAATAGActgtcaaagtgtacaaacttgtcggaatacgtctttgttcttctactatccaggtgagaatcATGCTTTATGATCCacaataaactttcacaagcaaaagaagcgaggaagcagcttaCCACGCGATGACATTAACATTGGCACACACACTAGTGATCACGGCACCGCAATAGTAATTCTGCGTCAGCGCTTATaacaacaacattaataatatttgtccaatattcaagtcacaaaatgtgaaTGGAATATTGATGGtgctttttgggtgttttttcttCGGCTTTGTTGGGTCCGGCTGTAAGCGGACTAGAATGcattaagaaaaaaatacatccttcatatctttcataatgattgtaaacggtagtcaaaaatcccccaaaagagtgcagttccccACTTATAAATAGTGAGGTTTTTGagctcaacatttttaaaagacccTAGTTACCGCGAAAGCAGGATGTTGTGTGGCAGGTGGCAAATAATGCCACTGCATCTAAACACGCTTTCAGATTGGGTATACATGTGTGGTGGCAGTCTTCCTTGTGCTAAGTAGTTGTGCCTGAGAAGTTCATTAATAGTTAATTATTTGTGGCAGCTTTCATATGGTTGCAACTGGGAACATATCTATTTACTCAAATTTTGtattatggcaaaaaaaaatctcCCCCATCGTTTTCAAGTGCATCCATCTCACTCGCATTGTTTATTTGATAGAATCACGTAAAGTGCAACACGCCACACTGCCGTTATGAACGTGTGTTGCCCCGAGTGATGCCGTTTTCTCGAGGCTTAAGTCAAATGAATCTGATCGCTGGCAATACTGCTGATTACTTTTACATTAAGGCTTTTTCAAACATTTCTTATTCACTATAGAGTAACAGTGAACATTAGATTAGATACAATTATATTTTCTCAACTATTCAAAATGATCATTGTCAGTTCCTTACTATTTTGTCTATACAGACAATTGTAAGCCTTTGATTACATATAAGTACTACCTACAGTAGGACATGGGcaataaatgtgttttaagtTGCACTAAAAAGTCATTCCAAAACATTAAATTGCTGATATCTATAGAAAACCTGTGAAAATGAATtaccaatatattttttaatgttccCATATTTTCTTGTCTATATTCCAGCCTACTTTGACTTCAAAGAAGACGGGAGTTTCCCCAAGCCTCCGTCCTACAACGTGGCGACCACGCTACCTTCCTACGACGAGGCGGAGAGGAGCAAAACTGAGACAACCGTTCCCTTGGTAACTGGAAGAGTGAGTCTCTCACTGTTCTTTTAGAGTTCCTGTTCTGCTTCAACACAGGAAGTGTTAAGTACGCACTCGGCTTATGTTGAAACCGAACCAAACTCAAAAGTGCGGGTACATTTAGTAGAAGTACTCATGTGTGGTCTCTAGTGGCGAGTGTTGTGATTGCGGGGGTGGCAGGGCTTTGTTTTCATCGCTTGGTGTTGTGTTTCTCTGTTGCCTGGCGCTCGGCCGCCACAGGCTCAGCACAGGGAACGTCTGGAGACTTTTGACGATGTAATTCGCAGTTCGCTGGAGGTAACTTGAAAGAATGTGTGAATGAGATGAGTATTAGTAAGTATTTTGGCTCTAGCTTTGGTGTGTGTGTGCCTCCATATCTCATTATTTTAATACaaactgtgtgtatatgtgtgtgctttGTATCTAGAGACAGATATGCTTTGCTATTTGTCAGGCTTGTAGACATTGGGATGACCATtacacgtgtgcgtgtgtgtgtgtgcgtgtttggtTGTACTTTTATGCAAGTTAGGACTACAGTTTTATAGGttcatgtgtgtatgtttaattagttttttccccccacttgttttgTGGCAGGATGAAGACTTTGTGGCCAGGGATGATTTTGAAGATGCAGATCAACTGAGAATAGGGAATGATGGCATCTTCATGCTCACCTTCTTCAGTAAGTCCAGTATGACTTCATAATAATAAGCAAACATCTCAACTTTTCATCCAGACCTATTTTAAGAGTTGATGCCTTTCACTGTGAGTTCACTAAAATGTAATTTCCATATACAAAACATCTAAAATAATGCtaagaggtttttttttaattatgtagTAAGTAGAGGAGTAAAGCCGACAAAACAATGTTTATTAATTAGGATGTTTTGATCAACATTTTTGACCTTAGATCcccatctgatttttttttttgacataagTTCCAATCCGATTTTGAATCCCAATCTGAGACTGACAATAGATCATAGATCTGAAAATGTTTCATAATGAGtaacaaaagtaaacacaagtGTATAAAACATATCTTATTACATATAGAACTTGCTGGTATTGTTGTACAGCAGGGGGATTTATATTTGTTGCTGTTTATCTGACACCTACACATGAAATGTGGGgtttgcactatccactttagccgccaggtGGCGGTAGGGTGTTAAatgtcttaaaatgtgttttgtggcaattccaactttgaccacagcgccaATTGCTATGTAGTGGCACTTTTCATCATTTTCAGCTGCATATCAAATTGATTAACGCTCCACCTTCCTCTCACATGAGAtctacccaggaatggggccatatgaatctgtTCCCTACTGTAAATCGATGGTTTAGTAAATTTGTGGTATtgattggatggatggaatgctacatacattttttttaaacaaacaaatgtGGCTGtcacaataccaaaacaaaagcaaaagccgcttatgcatacttgccaaccttgagacctccaaatttggggggtggggggtgtatattgtagcgtcccgcaagagttattgctgcaaggcgttctgggtatttgttctgttatgttgtgttacggtgcggatgttctcccgaaatgtgtttgtcattattgtttggtgtgggttcacaatgtggcagatatttgtaacagtgttaaagttgtttagaaggccaccctcagtgtgacctgtgtggctgttgatcaagttttgctttgcattcacttgtgtgtttatATGCCGCAAATAttatatgactgggccggcacgctgtttgtacggaggaaaagcggacgtgatgacaggttgtagaagacaccaaaagcagtgcctttaaggcacgcccccaatattgttgtccgggtggaaatcggtagaaattcgagagagtggttaccccgggagatttttgggaggggcactgaaattcgggagtctcccgggaaaatcgggagggttggtaagtatgcgcTTGTGGCTACCATTTAAATAATTTGGCTTTTGCTCTCAAGGCCTTCCTGTATCCAGAGACATACAGTGCAACATCGAGttacgaacttaattggttcttgaacatggtttgtaaaccaaaaagtttgtatagtaaAGCAGAGTTCCGTATAAGAATCAATCCAAACATGAATAATTAGTTCTTGCCTCAACAAAAGTGGTGTTTTGTAGACTTGGATAAGGCATTTGTTCGTAAAAAACTGCACaccaagacgtgtgtgtgtgcgcatataTTGGGAGTGTCAAAAAATCAACTTTAATCCCAATTTttatttgtaacgatttttaatcgattaaaaacaaatcaaaaatcgataaaaaaaaatattatgaataagaaaatacataatttttttaatctgtcctgtccagctactcaggcaaatcatattcaaATGGCAGTAGCAGTGTATAGGAAGTGATGCCATTAAAATGGCATCCCTGATAGATGGCTTCAAGCGACATGCTAAATGACTGAATAAATGAAGCGTTCGCACGCCAGCACATGGTTAGCTCACAGAGGTGTTTTTAGCACAATGTACAGGTATGTAAACATCGCAAATAGAGACGTTCGTAAATTGAAGATCCACTGTACTCTGTttgtaaacaacaaaaataacctaaaaatattgtgtaataaaaaaaaaacaagaataataaaatacataatcTTAAAACCAGCCCCTCTCCTCTTCTCTCTTGTGCACCTTCTTGttgcttttttttgtagttatttctctTTAGCCACACTCTACTGTCCCCGCCCCTCAGATGCACGCACAGGCCATATCACCTGCAGCGCAAGCTACATTACCAAAAGGTGGACCTTCAATGTGTGTTCTATTGGAGAAGTCTTGCGCTTATTGTACTCATTGAATCAAATCATTGAAGCAAAAGAAAAAACATCTATAATTGTTAAAAAATTTAAGCCCCAACTGGGACACAGCTGTGGTAAAGATCGGTTGGCTCAGCAGCTCATCAGCGGTCGGTTACAAAAGGGAAATATCGGCTCCAATCCCATGGTCGAAACCGGGACATCTCTAGCAGTGTTAAATTTTACaaccgtttttatttacacatgCTTTAAATGTagtttcatgtttgttttttttttacaaacaagtGTTATATTTTAGTCATCAGAATCGATGTAGTTTTAGTCTGGTTTTAGTAGACTAAATTCCTCAAGATTTTTGTCGACTCAAATATAAGGATAACACATATTTGAAGTTGTTTTGATACCACTTTTATTAAGATTATTTAAATTACAAATGTAATAAATGAACTCTGCATAACTTGGCATATGCAGATATATACATTTCAATAAATCTTAAGGTGCATCACattattttaaaatcaattcagaTTAAGAGACCAATTATAGcctcttttgaatttttttttattatttccgaATGTGCATTTAAGAGAGTATATTATGAAAATTGTCGAGCAGATAGTCTGCCATTTTATTAAGCAAAGGAGCTGGGTAGAGCTTGGTGCTAGGGGTACAAGGTATTTACTTGCTGTGCGCAGCGTGTAAAACGAAATTATGCGCAGTGCATACACTTGTATCAAAATAATAGTGCTTTTTTAACAGGAATAAATATATTTGACACTCAAACCTTAGTATTTAGAGTGTAATGGGAACTGCTATAAGTCAGTGTTATATTTACATTCACAAAGTTGTATACATCAATGTTGGCGATTGGAGTGTATAATTTAGAGAAATCATATTTGCAATATgttctataacagtggttctcaaatgggggaacgcgtacccctgggggtacttaaaggtatgccaaggggtacgtgagattttttgaaaaagattctataaatagcaacaattcaaaaatcctttataaatatatttattgaataataatttaacaaaatatgaatgtaagttcataaactgtaaaaaaaatacaacaatgcaatattcagtgttgacagctagattttttgtggacatgttccattgattgattgaaacttttattagtagattgcacagttcagtacatattccgtacaattgaccactaaatggtaacacccgaataagtttttcacgttaatcaattcatgataaatattgatgttaaagatttctttatttgtgaagaaatgtatagaattaagttcatgaatccggatggatctctatcacaatccccaaagagggcactttaagttgatgattacttctatgtgtagaaatctttatttataattgaatcacttgtttatttttcaagattttagttatttttatatcttttttttccaaataattcaaaaaagaccactacaaatgagcaaatattttgcactgttatacaatttaataaatcagaaactgatgacatagtgctgtattttactttttaatctctttttttcaaccaaaaatgctttgctctgattagggggtacttgaattaaaaaaaaaatttgacagggggtacatcactgaaaaaaggttgagaaccactgttctataacATTGTAACTATTTTCTGATCCATCAGTAAAATGTAATGTGTACATTTTATAATGTAGGTCTATCATTTATTTAGACAATCACAACCATTTATTTAGacaatcacaactacaaaaaatatcactgattagacttagacttagacttcgtttttattgtcattcaaatttgaactttacagtacaaataagaacgaaattttgttgcattagctctaggtagtgcaggataaaaaaagcaataacgtgcagatataaataaatagattactgtacagataaatatattgcacttttgcatgtgcatccaggtttatggatgtatgttattgtctttttttattccagTTGAGGGTatgatttaattatgatgcgaTCAAGAGTCTtaaggcctgagggaagaagctgttacagaacctggaggttctgctccggttgctgcggaacctcttcttagagtccagcagtgaaaacagtccttggtgggggtgggaggactctttgcagattttctgagccctggtcagacagcggctttttgcgatctcctggataggagaaagaggagtcctgataatcttttccgccgtcctcaccactctctggagagacttccagtctgaggcattgcaggctccagtccagacagagatgctgttggtcagcaggctctctaaagtgcctctgtagaatgtggttagaatggggggagggagctgtgctcttttcatccgacgcaataagtgcatgcgctgctgagctctttttacaatagctccggtgtgtagggaccaggttatatatATTGTcggtgatctgcacccccaggaacttggtgttgcttaccatctccaccgctgtgccattgatgaagagtggagcgtggctggactggtgcttccaacgatgatctccttggtcttgttgacattcaggaccaggttgttggttctgcaccagtcaaccagatgtttcacctcctccttgttgtccatgtcattgttgtcacggatgaggcccactactaccgtgtcgtccgcatacttcccaatgtggttagtagtggacctggcgcagcagtcatgggtcatcaatgtgaacagcagcagACTCAGGACACAGCCGTGGGGGATCTATAGTTTGTTAAAAAAAGATCACCTTACCGCCAGTGCTTTTGTTTTCATTCGTTATCGTCCTAATTTCGTCAAGGGAAAATAGGTCATTGACGATAACAGAGACGAaaatttttagtcaacaaaattaacacttatATCTAGTAATAAgttgataaataaatatataaaaagtaCAATGACCAGACAGTTGCAGATATACTTATTTGTAAATGTGTACCCCTAGTTTcccaaatttattttattttcatttgatATATTTTGTTTGAAAAATTACAGATTTATTCTCTTAAAATTCTTAGTTTATTCATGTAATTACAATGATCATAGTATTATGATCGTCTTGTATAGTGAAAACCATTTTTCCTCTACCCTCCTCTCTATATCTACAACACtccaaaaaatttaattttctctTAAAATCCAAAACCTCCTTCTCAAGTTGTATAAGTTTTTTTCCTTAGAAAAGTAAGTTTTTATTCTTTTGAAATTCCAACATTACTCTCAAGATGTTATGCTTTAATAACATTGCAAATGTGCGACTTTCTCTCTTCAAATGAAAATGTTACTCTTAATAATTTGCTGTTATCTATATATGTTGCTTTATTCTCTCATAGTTACTATTTTTATCAGTAAAATAACTTTGATTTATGTAATTTTCCAAATGCGTTCTATTGAAAtgacttttattttgatatttcaaCATAAAATCTGACTTTTCTTCATATATCTTACTATTTTTATTCTATCTTCAGTCCTTCTCCAGATGATGTTACTTTTTTACATGTCTGATGTATTCGtgctattgtgtttttttgttcagTGGCATTCCTGTTCAATTGGATCGGTTTCTTCCTGTCCTTCTGTTTGACCACTTCAGCGGCCGGCCGCTACGGGGCCATTTCTGGTTTTGGTCTTTCCCTTATCAAATGGGTCCTCATTGTCCGGgtacgtacacacacaaacatgctttAAATGTGGTTTCGTATTGGTTGCTTCTGTAGTGGTTGGTTTCTTTTTACATCTTGCACACATCTTTTTGAATGCTCCTCTATATTTGTTCTAACCCTCCATTTTATTATGCACCTCCTGTGTTTTTAGTTCTCCACATACTTTCCTGGTTACTTTGATGGTCAGTATTGGCTGTGGTGGGTGTTCCTAGTGTTGGGTAAGTAgctatattgtattgtattgtaaaactgaacactatttattagttgtatATGTCCCTGAAAAGTTTCTGGGTTGAATGTAGTATCacattttaaaacatatatttaaaaaaaatattccataaATATGTTAAACATaaacttttgtaaaaaaacaaaaaacaaaactaaattatgAAAAAACGTTTTTGAGGGTAAACGTCCaaccatccatgttctaccgctggGAAACTACAGTTGTGCTATGATAAATACACAATGCAATACACAAGTCTGTTGATTAAACCCCACTGGTATAGAGCATTCTAAT
The window above is part of the Nerophis ophidion isolate RoL-2023_Sa linkage group LG04, RoL_Noph_v1.0, whole genome shotgun sequence genome. Proteins encoded here:
- the ndfip1l gene encoding NEDD4 family-interacting protein 1-like isoform X2, translated to MAEPSARYQQLPNVNDADGTPQVAADAPPPYSSITEDNAAYFDFKEDGSFPKPPSYNVATTLPSYDEAERSKTETTVPLVTGRDEDFVARDDFEDADQLRIGNDGIFMLTFFMAFLFNWIGFFLSFCLTTSAAGRYGAISGFGLSLIKWVLIVRFSTYFPGYFDGQYWLWWVFLVLGFLLFLRGFINYTRIRKLADTFSTMTRTRVLFIY
- the ndfip1l gene encoding NEDD4 family-interacting protein 1-like isoform X1, translated to MAEPSARYQQLPNVNDADGTPQVAADAPPPYSSITEDNAAYFDFKEDGSFPKPPSYNVATTLPSYDEAERSKTETTVPLVTGRAQHRERLETFDDVIRSSLEDEDFVARDDFEDADQLRIGNDGIFMLTFFMAFLFNWIGFFLSFCLTTSAAGRYGAISGFGLSLIKWVLIVRFSTYFPGYFDGQYWLWWVFLVLGFLLFLRGFINYTRIRKLADTFSTMTRTRVLFIY